The genomic stretch CAGGCCCTGCTTCGTCTGGAGGAAGCGCTGCTCCTCCTCGGGAAGCATCAGGTTGTAGCCGCCGGCGGTGCCGCGCGGGATGATCGTGACCTTGTGGACGATGTTCGCGTTCTCGAGCTTGAGGCCGATGACGGCGTGTCCGGCTTCGTGGTACGCGATGTACTCGCGTTCCTTCTTGGACATGACGCGCGACTTCTTCGCCGGTCCCATCATCACGCGGTCGATCGCTTCGTCGATGTGGTAGAGCTCGACCTGGGTCTTGTTCTCGCGGGCGGCGAGGAGAGCCGCTTCGTTCATCACGTTCTCGAGGTCGGCGCCGGTGAACCCGGGGGTGCGGCGGGCGATCTCGTCGAAGGTGATCGAGGGATTGATCTTCTTCTTGCGGGAGTGGACCTTGAGGATCTCGGCGCGGCCCTTGATGTCGGGGACGCCGATGTAGATCTGGCGGTCGAAGCGGCCGGGACGGAGCAGCGCCGGGTCGAGGATGTCGACGCGGTTGGTGGCCGCGAGGACGATGACGCCGGAATTGTGGCCGAAGCCGTCCATCTCGACGAGCAGCTGATTGAGCGTCTGTTCGCGTTCGTCGTGGCCGCCGCCGAGGCCGGTGCCGCGCTGGCGGCCGACGGCGTCGATCTCGTCGATGAAGAGGATGCACGGGGCGTTCTGCTTGGCGGTCTTGAACATGTCGCGGACGCGGCTGGCGCCGACGCCCACGAACATCTCGAGGAAGTCGGAGCCGGAGACGTAGTAGAAGGGGACGTTCGCCTCGCCGGCGACGGCGCGGGCGATGAGCGTCTTGCCGGTGCCGGGCGGGCCGACCAGGATGACGCCCTTGGGAATCCGGGCGCCGAGGTCGATGTACTTCTTCGGAGCCTTGAGGAAGTCGATGATCTCGGCCAGTTCGGCCTTCTCCTCGTCGGCGCCGGCGACGTCGGCGAAGGTCGTCTTCTGATTCTTCGAAAGACGGGCGCGCGAACGGCCGAAGTCGAAGGCCTGCTTGTTGGCGTTGTTCGAGCCGCGCGTCATCATCACGAGCATGATCACGATGCCGGCGACCACGAGCAGCGGCAGGAGGATGTCGAAGAGGCTGTACGCCGCGCCGCGCTCGAAGACGTAGGCGATGTCGTTGGCGTCGTCGGCGTCGGAGTTCTTCGCGACGATGACCCCGAGGATTTCCTGGTATTCGGCGTCGTTGGCGAGGTAGGTGACGTAGGTGGTGTCGTCCGACAGCATGCCCGTGACTTCGTAGGCGCGGTAGTTGAGTTCGCCGACGGCGGGCGTGATCGTGACGGTGTCGACGCTGTCGGTCGTCAGTGCGGCGAGGAACTCGTCGTTCCGGAGTTCCTTCGGCGCCGTCGGGGCGCTGAAGCTGTAGATGATCGCGAAGGCGATCGCGATCAGCACCAGGATCATGAGATAGTGCGAGCCGCGGTTGCCGGCGAAGGGTTTTCTGGTATTCGATTCGGCCATGGAAGGTCCTCCTGACTATTTCCTGTAGACTTCGGGCTTCAACACGCCGACATACGGCAGGTTGCGGTACAGTTCGTCGTAATCGAGCCCGAAGCCGACGACGAATTCCTTGGGAATGACGGTGCCGACGTACTTCGGCACGAACTCGAGCACGCGACCGGCGGGCTTGTCGAGCAGGGTGACGACTTCCACCGTGGCGGCGCCGCGGTGGTAGAGGAGCTTGACGATGACGTCGAGCGTCTTGCCGGTGTCGACGATGTCCTCGGCGATCAGGATGTGGCGGTCCTTGACCGTGACCTCGAGGTCGCGGGTGATGCGGATGTCGGAGGACGAGGTGATCCCGCCGTGGTAGGACGAGACGCCCATCAGTTCGATCTCGCAATAGAGGTCGATGTTGCGGATCAGCTGCGCCATGAAGGGCATGCAGCCCTTGAGCAGGCCGACGATCAGGGGACGCTTGTCCTGATAGTCCTTCGTGATCTCGGCGCCGAGCCGCTTGCAGATGGCTTCGATCTCGGTTTCCGATACGAGCACGCGTTCGATGTCTTTTTCAAGCATGGCAGTTACCCCCGTCGATAGGTGATGTCGATCCGTTCGCGTCCCGGCGGGATCGCGGCCCGGATGTTGAGTGCGGGAATCCAGAGCACGTTCCCGTCCTTTCCGATCAACAGCGGCATCGCGTTCCGGTCGCCCATCGGCACCTTGCGGTCGATGAACAGGTCCTTCAGCTTCTTTTTGCCGTAGGCGAAGGCGATGCGATCGCCGTCGCGTCGCGTGCGTACGCTCATCGGGAAAAGGAAATCTAGATTATTATAACACAGTTCGGTGCGAATTCCATCGAAATCGACCCGATTCGCCGAGACCTCGATCACCGATCCGTCGGGAAGCCGATAGCTTCCGGGTCCCGGAATCGGCACCTCGAAGGGGGTTGTTTCGACGATCGAACGACGGATCGCGACGACATCGTAGTTCTTCTCGACGACGCATCCCCCGGGCAGGTCGTAGGAGGCGTGCGGCCGATCGATCGTGGCGATCCGATCGGCGGCGAGGATCTGCGCGAAGGAGAGTTCCAGCGCGTCGTCCGTGAGCCGGTCGAAACAGCGCTTCACCGTCTCCTTGCGTACGGCCGGATCGAGCCGGGCGAAGGCGGCGGAGGAGAAGGAGAGGAGATCGGCGCCGACGTCGACGTCCGCCGCGATGAATTCCGCCGCGAGCCTTGCGACGACGTCGTGCGCCTCGTCGACGTAGGTCGAGAACTGCGCGAACTTCTGCAGGTAGCGGGGATTCTCCAAGGCGATCGCGGGCATCGCGTGATGGCGGAAGCGATTGCGGGTGTAATGGTCCTCGGCGTTGGATTCGTCGACGCGATAGGGAAGATCGCGTTCCTTCTGATACGCCGCGATCTCGGCGCGCGAGACCGTAAGCAGCGGGCGGACGATCTCGACGCCGTCCAGGTCGGCCCGCGCGGGGATGCCCGCGTAACCGGAAAGACCGGAACCGCGGACGATCCGCATCAGGATCGTCTCGGCCTGGTCGTCTGCCTGATGCGCGAGCGCGATCTTGTTCATCCCGCGGCGTCTGGCGACGTCGCGGAAGAAGGCGTAACGGGCCTTGCGGGCGCGGTCGTGGAAGTTGCCGGTTCCGCCGGGAAGCCGCATCGATTCGAACGGAATTCCGTAGAAGGCGCAGCGTTCCTCGACGAAACGGGCGTCCTCGGCGGAAACGCCGCGTTTCTGATGGTCGACGTGGGCGACGACCAGGTCCAGTTTCCGGCGGGTCCGGAGACCGGCGAGGAGGTCGAGCAGCACCATCGAATCGATGCCGCCCGAGACGGCGACGACGATGCGGTCGCGGTCGGCGACGAGTTTCCGGTCGATAACGATGGACATGCGATCACCTCCCGCGGGGGTTCATATCATCCATTGTATCACGATTTCCGCATGGAATGTCCGATTCGGTGCGTTTCAGGCCGTCCGAATGTCATCATTCTATCAGCGCACGGTGATGGAATCGTGGGGGGCGGGTGTCAATGTGGAAATGCGCCGCCGACGGCCGTCCCCTATGGTATAATGTGGATGACGTGCACGACGGAGGAAACGACATGGATAAACTCATTCTCGCCAGCAACTCGCCGCGGCGGCGGCAGCTTCTCGAAATGCTCGGATTGGACTTCGAGGTCGTGCTCGGCGACGTCGAGGAGACGATCGATCCGACGATGGATCCCGCCGAGGTCGTGACCGACCTCGCGATGAAGAAGGCGCTGGACGTCTTCCGAAGCCACCGGGACCGCGTCGTGCTCGGCTTCGACACGATGGTCTACGTCGACGGCGAACCGCTCGGGAAGCCCGTGTCGGCCGACGACGCGAAGCGGATGCTCCGGCTGCTCGCCGGCCGGACGCACACGGTCGTGACCGGCTGTGCGATCATCACGAAGCGCATCTCGACGTCGTTCTGCGAACGCGCCGAGGTCGTCTTCCATCCGCTGACGGATGCCGAGATCGACGGATACGTCGCTTCCGGCGAGCCGTTCGACAAGGCCGGCGCCTACGCCGTCCAGGGGCTCGGAGCGAAGTTCGTGCGCGGGATCGAAGGCGACTACTTCACGGTGATGGGGCTTCCGGTCGCGCGTCTCTACCACGAACTCAAGGCGCTCGGACTGTGGCCGCTGGCGTGAGCGCCGTCGTGATGGCTTAACGGCGGCGAACGGATGAAGATCGGAATCTGCAATCATGGATGAAGG from Candidatus Izemoplasmatales bacterium encodes the following:
- the hpt gene encoding hypoxanthine phosphoribosyltransferase produces the protein MLEKDIERVLVSETEIEAICKRLGAEITKDYQDKRPLIVGLLKGCMPFMAQLIRNIDLYCEIELMGVSSYHGGITSSSDIRITRDLEVTVKDRHILIAEDIVDTGKTLDVIVKLLYHRGAATVEVVTLLDKPAGRVLEFVPKYVGTVIPKEFVVGFGLDYDELYRNLPYVGVLKPEVYRK
- the tilS gene encoding tRNA lysidine(34) synthetase TilS; this translates as MSIVIDRKLVADRDRIVVAVSGGIDSMVLLDLLAGLRTRRKLDLVVAHVDHQKRGVSAEDARFVEERCAFYGIPFESMRLPGGTGNFHDRARKARYAFFRDVARRRGMNKIALAHQADDQAETILMRIVRGSGLSGYAGIPARADLDGVEIVRPLLTVSRAEIAAYQKERDLPYRVDESNAEDHYTRNRFRHHAMPAIALENPRYLQKFAQFSTYVDEAHDVVARLAAEFIAADVDVGADLLSFSSAAFARLDPAVRKETVKRCFDRLTDDALELSFAQILAADRIATIDRPHASYDLPGGCVVEKNYDVVAIRRSIVETTPFEVPIPGPGSYRLPDGSVIEVSANRVDFDGIRTELCYNNLDFLFPMSVRTRRDGDRIAFAYGKKKLKDLFIDRKVPMGDRNAMPLLIGKDGNVLWIPALNIRAAIPPGRERIDITYRRG
- a CDS encoding Maf family protein, which codes for MDKLILASNSPRRRQLLEMLGLDFEVVLGDVEETIDPTMDPAEVVTDLAMKKALDVFRSHRDRVVLGFDTMVYVDGEPLGKPVSADDAKRMLRLLAGRTHTVVTGCAIITKRISTSFCERAEVVFHPLTDAEIDGYVASGEPFDKAGAYAVQGLGAKFVRGIEGDYFTVMGLPVARLYHELKALGLWPLA
- the ftsH gene encoding ATP-dependent zinc metalloprotease FtsH, with amino-acid sequence MAESNTRKPFAGNRGSHYLMILVLIAIAFAIIYSFSAPTAPKELRNDEFLAALTTDSVDTVTITPAVGELNYRAYEVTGMLSDDTTYVTYLANDAEYQEILGVIVAKNSDADDANDIAYVFERGAAYSLFDILLPLLVVAGIVIMLVMMTRGSNNANKQAFDFGRSRARLSKNQKTTFADVAGADEEKAELAEIIDFLKAPKKYIDLGARIPKGVILVGPPGTGKTLIARAVAGEANVPFYYVSGSDFLEMFVGVGASRVRDMFKTAKQNAPCILFIDEIDAVGRQRGTGLGGGHDEREQTLNQLLVEMDGFGHNSGVIVLAATNRVDILDPALLRPGRFDRQIYIGVPDIKGRAEILKVHSRKKKINPSITFDEIARRTPGFTGADLENVMNEAALLAARENKTQVELYHIDEAIDRVMMGPAKKSRVMSKKEREYIAYHEAGHAVIGLKLENANIVHKVTIIPRGTAGGYNLMLPEEEQRFLQTKQGLLEWISGLLGGRVAEELTFGEISTGAHNDIQRATEIARTMITEYGMSESLGPVTYEHDTGAVFLGRDYGKSNRFSEAIATEIDKEVRAIIHNCYEKAKKVIGDNIDLLKAIAEALLKIETLTKEDIDEIVATGKLARADKPVDPAVPAAPTATGEVAH